Proteins co-encoded in one Oceanococcus atlanticus genomic window:
- the moaA gene encoding GTP 3',8-cyclase MoaA, with translation MTSNRLRDGHGRDIRYLRLSVTDRCDMRCTYCMAETMQFAPTRELLSLDELDRLASAFIKRGVRKLRLTGGEPLVRAGVVDLITSLGRHLRRGALDELTLTTNGSQLVRHADALAAAGVRRINVSLDSLNPKTYQRVTRGASLRRALDGIAAAQRTGIAVKINAVALAQDNADEMPELLHGVHALACDLTLIEVMPIGDVGRDRADQFLPLTAVRRQLEQHFTLIPSSLKTGGPARYWQVSETGRQLGLISPLTRNFCADCNRVRVSAKGRLYLCLGHMDGADLRAPLRADSTDEAIHRVLDEALAHKPQRHEFDVQRGAKPAVVRFMSATGG, from the coding sequence ATGACCAGTAATCGGCTCCGCGATGGCCATGGCCGAGATATTCGATACCTGCGCCTATCGGTGACCGACCGTTGCGACATGCGTTGCACCTATTGCATGGCGGAAACCATGCAATTCGCACCGACTCGCGAGCTGTTGAGTCTGGACGAACTGGATCGACTGGCCAGCGCCTTTATTAAAAGAGGTGTGCGTAAGTTGCGTTTGACCGGTGGAGAGCCGCTGGTGCGTGCTGGGGTGGTGGATCTGATCACCAGTTTGGGGCGCCACCTCAGGCGAGGTGCACTGGATGAACTCACCTTGACTACCAATGGGTCGCAACTGGTTCGCCATGCCGACGCATTGGCTGCAGCAGGTGTGCGGCGCATCAATGTTTCGCTGGACTCTTTGAATCCAAAAACTTACCAGCGTGTGACCCGAGGTGCTAGCCTTCGGCGCGCCTTGGATGGGATTGCTGCCGCTCAGCGCACAGGCATAGCGGTCAAAATCAACGCGGTCGCACTGGCCCAGGACAATGCGGATGAAATGCCGGAGTTGCTGCACGGTGTGCACGCTCTGGCTTGCGATCTGACACTGATCGAGGTCATGCCAATCGGTGATGTAGGGCGCGATCGAGCCGATCAGTTCCTGCCCTTGACGGCTGTCAGGCGACAGCTTGAACAGCACTTCACACTGATCCCGTCATCGCTCAAAACGGGCGGTCCTGCCCGCTATTGGCAGGTCTCCGAAACCGGGCGACAACTGGGCCTGATCTCGCCGCTCACGCGGAATTTCTGTGCCGATTGCAACCGCGTGCGGGTCAGCGCGAAGGGCCGATTGTATTTGTGCCTGGGACACATGGATGGGGCAGATTTGAGAGCCCCATTACGCGCCGATTCCACGGATGAAGCCATCCATCGGGTTCTTGATGAGGCATTAGCGCACAAGCCGCAGCGTCATGAGTTCGATGTACAGCGCGGAGCGAAGCCCGCGGTGGTGCGGTTCATGTCGGCAACGGGAGGTTAG
- a CDS encoding MBL fold metallo-hydrolase, whose translation MSFKQMVEVSWAFFVAKPKGTVPDGPIPVLELDRATLEQAPDHSLFRLGHSTVLIKLNNQFWLTDPVFSKRASPVQWAGPARFHELPIDPEELPPIAGVILSHNHYDHLDRAAIRMLNEKTARFFAPLGVGDQLVRWGVPAHKVEQLDWWQSAQFAGVEVVATPAQHFSGRGLSDGNHSLWASWVIKGPGARIFFSGDTGYFDGFKAIGQAYGPFDLTLMETGAYDERWAYVHMQPEQTLQAHLDLRGRWLLPIHNGTFDLALHPWQQPFERISALALEGNVPLSTPLMGERVDILAPHAGPRWWEQTGSTVADMP comes from the coding sequence ATGAGTTTCAAGCAGATGGTGGAAGTGAGCTGGGCGTTTTTTGTCGCCAAACCGAAAGGCACTGTGCCCGATGGCCCGATACCCGTGCTTGAGTTGGACAGGGCGACACTGGAACAGGCGCCTGATCATAGTTTGTTCCGGCTTGGCCATTCCACTGTGCTGATCAAGCTTAACAACCAGTTCTGGTTGACCGACCCGGTGTTCAGCAAACGTGCCTCACCGGTTCAATGGGCCGGGCCTGCGCGTTTTCATGAGCTGCCCATCGACCCTGAAGAGCTGCCACCCATCGCTGGGGTCATTCTTTCGCACAATCATTACGACCATCTGGATCGGGCCGCGATTCGCATGCTTAATGAGAAAACGGCGAGGTTTTTTGCGCCGTTGGGCGTAGGTGATCAGCTTGTCCGTTGGGGGGTGCCTGCGCACAAGGTCGAACAGCTGGATTGGTGGCAATCTGCACAATTCGCCGGGGTGGAAGTTGTGGCCACGCCAGCGCAGCATTTTTCGGGCCGTGGGCTGAGCGATGGCAATCACAGTCTGTGGGCGTCGTGGGTCATCAAAGGGCCGGGTGCGCGCATCTTTTTCAGCGGTGATACCGGTTATTTCGATGGCTTCAAGGCCATTGGCCAGGCTTATGGGCCATTTGATCTGACGTTGATGGAGACCGGGGCCTACGATGAGCGTTGGGCTTATGTGCATATGCAGCCGGAGCAAACGCTGCAGGCGCATCTGGATTTGCGCGGGCGCTGGTTGCTGCCGATCCACAACGGCACGTTTGATCTGGCTTTGCATCCGTGGCAGCAGCCCTTCGAGCGCATCAGTGCACTGGCCCTTGAAGGCAACGTGCCGCTCAGCACGCCGCTCATGGGCGAGCGTGTCGACATCCTGGCTCCGCATGCGGGCCCGCGCTGGTGGGAGCAAACCGGCTCAACGGTGGCCGATATGCCATAA
- a CDS encoding molybdenum cofactor biosynthesis protein MoaE codes for MLIELSTQQLEPSSYHRAFIQAHVGHSGAIVSFTGLVRDALGEVAVNSLHLDHHPVITRACIEDFAVQAISRWALDGVWVVHRVGRVNAPDPIVFVATAAPHRRAAFEAADYLLDRLKQDTPFWKRESTVRGCHWVEPSEADRISGARWSALAAASRS; via the coding sequence TTGCTGATTGAGCTGTCGACGCAACAGTTGGAGCCGTCGTCTTATCACCGTGCTTTCATACAGGCGCATGTCGGTCACAGCGGCGCTATTGTTTCGTTCACTGGCCTGGTTCGTGACGCGCTGGGTGAGGTCGCCGTGAACTCATTGCATCTTGACCATCATCCTGTGATCACGCGCGCGTGCATCGAAGACTTTGCCGTTCAGGCTATTTCCCGCTGGGCGCTTGACGGTGTTTGGGTCGTGCACCGAGTGGGGCGCGTAAATGCGCCAGACCCCATTGTTTTCGTTGCAACTGCGGCGCCACATCGGCGTGCCGCTTTTGAAGCGGCGGATTATTTGTTGGATCGGCTTAAGCAGGACACGCCGTTCTGGAAGCGCGAGAGCACTGTGCGAGGTTGTCATTGGGTTGAACCTTCAGAGGCTGACCGAATTTCGGGTGCACGCTGGAGCGCGCTTGCTGCCGCATCAAGATCCTAG
- a CDS encoding TetR/AcrR family transcriptional regulator, translating to MARPTQQQAERKHAAILKAAVAAFRKNGYASTSMDQIAADAGVSKRTVYNHFPSKDGLFEHILEKLWVSGNACLDVPYRNDQALDTQLAELVDACVQLYSDAKFLDLARVAIAELIHTPQRARPFLERMANQESGLTRWIRSALEDGRLSPSDPVYASQQLQALIKGFAFWPQVTLGHPPLSSAERNHLVSTTTQMFLSQHACPTPSLQP from the coding sequence ATGGCCAGACCAACCCAACAGCAAGCTGAGCGCAAGCACGCTGCCATTTTGAAAGCCGCCGTTGCCGCCTTTCGTAAAAACGGTTACGCATCAACCAGCATGGATCAGATTGCCGCCGATGCGGGGGTGTCCAAGCGCACGGTCTACAACCATTTCCCCAGCAAGGACGGCTTGTTCGAGCATATCCTGGAAAAGCTTTGGGTCAGCGGCAACGCGTGTCTGGATGTGCCCTACCGGAATGATCAAGCGCTGGACACACAGCTCGCCGAGTTGGTGGACGCCTGTGTGCAGCTCTATTCCGATGCGAAATTTCTCGACCTTGCTCGCGTGGCCATCGCGGAACTCATACACACCCCACAACGCGCACGACCATTTCTTGAACGCATGGCGAATCAGGAAAGCGGATTAACGCGCTGGATACGTTCGGCACTTGAAGACGGACGCCTATCACCCAGCGACCCCGTTTACGCCAGCCAGCAGCTGCAGGCGCTGATCAAGGGCTTCGCCTTCTGGCCACAGGTGACGCTCGGCCACCCGCCATTATCCAGTGCGGAGCGCAATCACCTGGTCAGCACCACCACTCAAATGTTCCTCAGCCAGCACGCCTGCCCCACACCATCGTTGCAGCCATAG
- a CDS encoding HesA/MoeB/ThiF family protein, with translation MIDRRYSRQTVLDGLGEDGQASLKTTHVVIFGLGGVGGAAAISLAAAGVERLSLWDGDRVELSNLHRQTLYCESDIGAWKADCAAARIRAVNSCCEVHVHAVDATSTRLREWEARSGEPLSLVIDATDNPVARKLVSTFALRQRLALISAAAIGWHGQISCYRMDLGAACDRCAIATRPHELDHCEGAGVAGPVPAVIGGLAATAAINVRLGAADQTSTLMTWDARAQRFGTLQIPKRSACECALQQARLERIDPRKNARGGADMRG, from the coding sequence GTGATAGACCGACGCTACTCGCGGCAGACCGTACTCGATGGTCTGGGTGAAGATGGACAAGCGAGCCTGAAAACGACGCATGTCGTCATCTTTGGTCTTGGGGGTGTTGGTGGTGCCGCCGCAATCTCATTGGCGGCAGCCGGGGTCGAGAGGCTGAGCTTGTGGGATGGTGATCGGGTAGAGCTCAGCAACCTGCATCGACAAACCTTGTATTGCGAATCCGACATAGGTGCGTGGAAAGCCGATTGTGCGGCTGCACGCATCCGCGCCGTGAATTCTTGTTGCGAGGTCCACGTTCATGCCGTTGATGCGACGTCCACGCGACTACGTGAATGGGAAGCCAGATCAGGCGAGCCGCTGTCCCTGGTGATTGATGCAACAGACAATCCGGTGGCTCGAAAACTCGTGAGCACCTTTGCGCTTAGACAGCGCCTTGCTCTGATAAGCGCAGCGGCCATTGGCTGGCATGGTCAGATTAGCTGTTATCGAATGGATCTTGGCGCGGCCTGTGATCGCTGCGCGATCGCGACCAGGCCCCATGAGCTGGATCACTGTGAAGGGGCTGGTGTTGCAGGGCCGGTTCCGGCCGTGATCGGCGGGTTGGCAGCAACCGCGGCAATAAACGTGCGACTTGGCGCGGCAGATCAGACGAGCACACTGATGACTTGGGATGCGCGCGCGCAACGCTTCGGCACGCTGCAAATTCCTAAGCGATCGGCCTGCGAGTGCGCATTGCAGCAGGCAAGGCTTGAGCGAATCGACCCGCGTAAAAACGCTCGCGGCGGCGCGGACATGCGGGGATGA
- the moaC gene encoding cyclic pyranopterin monophosphate synthase MoaC has translation MSQSSSHLITHLDAQGRLRMVDVSDKNVTSRTAIAEGVVRMSQTAFEVLRDGRAGKGAVLAAAEMAAIGGCKRTAELIPLCHPLSLTKVQAVLTLDARLPGVRVQVTTKTCAQTGVEMEALTGVSVACLTVYDMLKAVDKGMTIEGLGLCEKTGGKSGDWRRAGGALS, from the coding sequence ATGAGCCAATCATCAAGCCATTTAATAACCCATCTGGATGCTCAAGGCCGCTTGCGCATGGTTGATGTGTCTGACAAGAACGTCACCTCGCGCACCGCCATAGCCGAGGGGGTTGTGCGTATGTCACAGACGGCGTTCGAGGTGTTGCGAGATGGTCGAGCAGGCAAGGGTGCTGTGCTGGCCGCGGCTGAAATGGCGGCGATAGGTGGTTGTAAGCGAACAGCTGAACTGATCCCTTTGTGTCACCCTCTGTCATTGACCAAGGTCCAAGCCGTACTGACGCTGGACGCCCGCCTGCCGGGAGTGCGTGTGCAGGTCACGACCAAGACCTGTGCTCAAACGGGTGTTGAGATGGAAGCGCTAACCGGCGTGAGCGTAGCCTGCCTAACGGTGTACGACATGCTCAAAGCAGTCGACAAAGGCATGACCATAGAAGGTCTTGGTTTGTGTGAGAAGACCGGTGGGAAATCGGGTGATTGGCGCCGGGCAGGTGGGGCGCTGTCGTGA
- a CDS encoding molybdopterin-containing oxidoreductase family protein, translated as METKHVLCATCDISCQLVATRKPGEKDFTLSGDYDNPMGPGAICAKGKLAQTTFEHPNRLLHPLKRVGERGAGQWQQISWEQAMDEIAEKLQGIVDRYGAESLAVTSGPWNCSTESGMTRRFMNILGTPNYLSPVALCLGNTAAVNRFTYGWMPMPDFENTNCVVLMGHNTNSQNWVWEYVRLRLAEQRGAKLIVMDPRRSPTAERAAFHLALKPGTDVMLCLGWINVIIEEQLYDKAFVRDWTVGFDALAKRIRDDYPLQRVCDVTGLNETEIRESARLYATSKGAIIPWSPITDQQVSSTSAIRAISILRAITGNLDAPGGEMLMGIHQDLISEPELELTEMLSDEQKRKQLGYDEHPAFTFKAADIFAEHSERVFGHRYPNLVKGTHMAVPSTTFRAMATAEPYPVKAFFAIANNALFGYGNQALVKKAMLNQELNVCFEQFMTPTATLCDYVLPGDSWMERPNLMDTYNWATITMTSEQLYDPPGECRNVYDLWHDLAVRMGMQEWFPWRNVEELFDHRVSRTGLRWHEYLSKYKIQLGHYKHFNYRTTGFATPSGKVELYSEVLEGFGCDPLPYYRNVETSDAFPLKMFVGLREPQFFQSGQRHNRRLRKSNRYPRTFVNAVDAASYGLTEGEWAKIETVAGRLFMMVTIRDDVPPGLIRVPHGWWLPEEHDLGADDHNDGLVIPDDQEYLDREQGIPHMKGVPCRITACAPPRDFVGIGALQ; from the coding sequence ATGGAAACCAAACACGTCCTCTGTGCAACCTGCGACATCTCATGTCAGCTGGTGGCAACTCGAAAGCCTGGGGAGAAGGACTTCACCCTGAGTGGAGACTACGACAACCCCATGGGGCCCGGTGCGATCTGTGCCAAGGGCAAGCTTGCCCAAACCACGTTTGAGCATCCCAATCGCTTGCTCCATCCGCTCAAACGCGTGGGGGAGCGCGGCGCAGGTCAGTGGCAACAGATCTCCTGGGAACAGGCGATGGACGAAATCGCCGAGAAGCTGCAAGGCATTGTGGACCGCTATGGTGCTGAGTCTCTGGCGGTCACCAGCGGACCCTGGAACTGCTCGACGGAGTCGGGCATGACGCGGCGCTTCATGAACATTCTGGGAACACCGAACTATCTTTCACCTGTGGCGCTTTGCCTGGGTAATACGGCCGCGGTGAATCGATTCACCTATGGCTGGATGCCGATGCCCGATTTCGAAAACACCAATTGCGTCGTTTTGATGGGCCACAACACCAACTCCCAGAACTGGGTTTGGGAATATGTACGGCTGCGCTTGGCTGAGCAGCGCGGCGCCAAACTGATCGTGATGGACCCACGACGCAGCCCGACGGCTGAACGTGCCGCTTTTCATCTGGCCCTGAAGCCGGGCACGGACGTGATGCTGTGCCTGGGCTGGATCAACGTGATTATCGAAGAGCAGCTTTACGACAAAGCTTTTGTTCGGGACTGGACGGTGGGTTTCGATGCTCTGGCCAAGCGCATCCGCGACGACTATCCACTGCAGCGCGTGTGCGACGTTACCGGTTTGAATGAGACAGAGATTCGCGAGTCCGCGCGCCTTTATGCCACATCCAAGGGCGCGATCATTCCGTGGTCACCGATTACTGATCAGCAGGTCAGCAGTACGTCGGCGATTCGGGCCATCAGCATCCTGCGGGCCATTACAGGCAATCTGGACGCGCCTGGTGGTGAGATGTTGATGGGGATTCATCAGGATCTGATCTCAGAGCCGGAGCTGGAGCTCACGGAAATGCTCAGCGATGAGCAGAAGCGCAAACAGCTAGGGTATGACGAGCACCCGGCATTCACCTTCAAAGCCGCGGACATTTTCGCAGAGCACAGTGAAAGGGTTTTTGGCCATCGTTACCCCAATCTTGTGAAAGGCACGCATATGGCCGTGCCATCGACGACTTTTAGGGCGATGGCAACCGCAGAGCCATACCCGGTGAAAGCGTTTTTCGCCATCGCCAACAACGCCTTATTTGGCTATGGCAACCAGGCTCTGGTTAAGAAAGCGATGCTGAACCAGGAATTGAATGTCTGCTTCGAACAGTTCATGACGCCGACGGCCACTCTTTGTGATTACGTGCTACCTGGTGACAGCTGGATGGAGCGGCCCAACCTAATGGACACCTACAATTGGGCGACGATCACGATGACGTCGGAGCAGCTCTATGACCCGCCTGGGGAGTGCAGAAACGTGTACGACTTGTGGCACGACCTCGCCGTGCGGATGGGCATGCAGGAGTGGTTTCCGTGGCGCAATGTTGAAGAGTTGTTTGATCACCGGGTCTCCCGAACCGGTCTGCGTTGGCATGAGTATCTGTCCAAGTACAAGATTCAATTGGGGCACTACAAGCACTTCAATTACAGGACGACCGGCTTTGCTACGCCGTCGGGCAAAGTCGAGCTTTATTCAGAAGTGCTGGAAGGTTTCGGTTGTGATCCGCTGCCGTACTATCGCAATGTCGAGACCAGCGATGCGTTCCCGTTGAAGATGTTTGTCGGTTTGCGCGAACCGCAGTTCTTCCAGTCGGGCCAGCGTCACAACCGGCGCTTGAGAAAAAGCAATCGTTATCCCCGCACGTTCGTAAATGCGGTCGATGCTGCCTCCTATGGTCTGACTGAAGGCGAGTGGGCGAAGATCGAGACCGTTGCCGGGCGCTTGTTCATGATGGTGACGATCAGGGATGACGTGCCGCCCGGCCTAATTCGCGTGCCGCATGGCTGGTGGCTGCCTGAAGAGCACGACCTTGGTGCGGACGATCACAATGATGGCCTGGTGATTCCTGATGATCAGGAATATCTCGACCGCGAGCAGGGCATTCCTCATATGAAGGGCGTGCCGTGCCGTATCACGGCATGTGCACCGCCCAGAGATTTCGTCGGCATTGGTGCACTTCAATGA